Part of the Terriglobia bacterium genome is shown below.
TCCCGTGGGGACTCCCGCCAGCGCTCCTTTTACCGTTCCGACTACCGATCGAACACTGACAATCGGCACCTACGACCACGTTTCACCCTACACGGAGAACTGGAATCTCGAAATTCAGCGCGAAGTTGCGAGGAATACAACGATCGAAGTCCGTTATATCGGCACGAAAGGCACGAAGTTGTGGGGAACGGTAAATATGAACCAGATCGATGCCCTGCACCACAATCCCGACCTGTTCAATGCATTTAATGCGGTCCGCGCCGGCGGTGATTCCGCCCTCCTGACGCAGATGATGATGGGAATGAATCTCGGGGGCACGGGTTCCTGTACCGTTAACGGCACCACCTGCACCGGCGCCAATGCGGTACGTCTGAACACGACAACCCGCACCCAGTTGGCCAACGGCAGCGTCGGCGCATTTGTGAGTACGCTGAACACGATCAATACAGGTTCAGGCAGTTCGTCGACCGGAGCCGTGCTGCGCAAGAACGGCTTCCCGGAAAACTACATAGTCCCAGATCCTCAGTACAATGGGGTGAGCCTGTTGGGCAATCCCGGAAGTTCGACTTATCACTCCATGCAGATCCAGATGACCCGGCGGCTCGCGAAGGGCTTTACGAATACAACCACGTGGACCTGGAGCAAGGCGCTTGGCGAAGCGGAAACCGATAGCGGCACCACCTACCGCGATCCGACCCGCCGCGCAATCGACAAGCGGTTGCTCAGCTACGATCACGCTCAGCAGATCACCAGCAACGGCACGTACGAACTGCCGTTCGGAACCAACCACTTTCTGCTTGGCTCGGCTCCCGGCTGGGTTCAGGAGATTGTCGGAAAATGGCAGATGGGCGGCATTTTGAACTTCAACTCCGGCGACCCTCTGACCGTCACGTCCAGCACTCAGACCATCAGCAACGTGAACGATCTGCCGAATATCCTGGGCGCGTTCCCGAAAAGTACCGGGAAAGTAACCAAGGTTGTCAATGGCGTCGTTTATCTCAATGGTTATTCACAGATCACGGATCCGTACCTCAGTCAGGTGACGTCCGTCAACACTTTGAATACGGCTTTCAGCAACAAGGCGATTACGGACCCGAGTGGAAACGTCGTCCTGGTGAATCCCCAGCCGGGACAAGTGGGCAGCCTGGGCCTGACCTATCTCAAGGGGCCGTCAAGCATTCAGTTGGATATGAATATGGTCAAACGGTTTCCTATTCACGAGACCATGAACTTCGAATTTCGGGTGGATGCGCTCAATATCCTGAACCATCCCAATTTCGGGGATCCTAATGTCAACATCGACTCGACAGGCGCTTCCGGATTCGGCCGTATCACCAGCGCCACCGGCGCCCGCACGTTCGTGTTCAACACCCGCGTGAATTTCTGAAAAATTTAGCCGCAGATGACGCGGATGACGCAGATGGGGCCCAAACGAACTTTGGAGGCGCCCCATCTGCGTCATCCGCGTCATCTGCGGCTAAAAAGGTATTCAGCGCAAATGATGCAGGTAAGCGATCAAATCCCGGACTTCCTGATCCTGAAGCCGGCCCTTGAAAGCCGGCATGGTTCTCAAACCTTCGATAATCACCATCCGAACCTGATCGTCTGTTGCGGGGGCGCCGCTCGGTAAAGTCTTCGCGTCGAACAGGCCGTTGAGTTTCGGCGGCTGTTTCAACAGATCAGGAGGCGGTGTTTCATGACAGGGAGCACAATGGAGCTGGAAAAGTTC
Proteins encoded:
- a CDS encoding cytochrome c; translated protein: MATKFAWALLAASFLAACSKPSTSGDERQGRELFQLHCAPCHETPPPDLLKQPPKLNGLFDAKTLPSGAPATDDQVRMVIIEGLRTMPAFKGRLQDQEVRDLIAYLHHLR